The DNA region TAAAATGGCAAATCTTGATAACTTAAATCAAGGACCTTCGAAAGTTGATCATCCTTGTTTAAACTCTGGAGGACATAAATCCATGTGTGCTGATTTGTTTTCCTTTGCCTCAACATTCCTGCTACTATAGTAATTGCAAGTGGTAAGCCATTACACTTTGTTAAAATTTCTTGGCCAATAGCTTTTAGAGTGGGTGAAAATGTTTCTCCTATAAGTAGTCCATTGAAAAGCTTTTGACTACTTTCGAAATCTAAATGCTGCAGCTTGTGTAAAGATTTTTTCCCTCCAGCATATCTCCCTACCCTACGAGACCGAGACGTGATAATTATTCTACTTCCAATCTTAGGTTTATTAGGAAATGCAATGCTTAATTTGTCCCATGTTTCATCACTCCATATATCGTCCAGAAAAATGACATACCTCTTCTTACTCAGAAATGCAGACAGGGTAGTAGGCACATGATTGGCATCCATTTCCTCCTTGTTGATGCCAACTTGCTCAGCTATATCCTTCCATAGCTCCTCCAAATTTTGTTTATGAGAAACATAAACTTTAGCTGAACACTCAAAATGAAGGTCGTAGGGACTATCTTTTGCTAACTCGACCTTAGCAATGTTGAATATTTTCTTGGCCAGTGTGGTCTTTCCAAGACCAGGCATACCAACGATCGATATCACATCATGGGCAATCTTTGGATCTAGTAACTTAATCTTCAATTCATCAATGTCATCCTGAAAACCAACAATATTTGGTTCTTCGTCACCATAAAGAAAATTCTTTCTCACTTCCCATATAGTATCATGACCACTACTACCAATATCACACGTGGGGAACGTCGTTTTGGCACTATTGATTTCCTCCACCCTGCCTTTTATTGCTTCAATTTCCAAAACAAGTTCATGAGCAGTGCAGCAATTAGACAAACAGCAAAGAAAGTCATTTCCCTTAGCCTTATGGGAAGCTAACTTTGGAAAGTACTTGTCCATGATGTCCTCAATATCATAGACAAGTTCTCTGATTTgtcttcttgttgttgtcaaTGTTTCACTACTAGTAGGATAGGCATCTGCTTCTTTCAAGATGGATTGCATCTTCT from Lycium ferocissimum isolate CSIRO_LF1 chromosome 2, AGI_CSIRO_Lferr_CH_V1, whole genome shotgun sequence includes:
- the LOC132047762 gene encoding toMV resistance protein Tm-2(2)-like yields the protein MELIAIAAVTKKVVDVIGTLALEEGYRLYWLREQMEWIRRQMEKMQSILKEADAYPTSSETLTTTRRQIRELVYDIEDIMDKYFPKLASHKAKGNDFLCCLSNCCTAHELVLEIEAIKGRVEEINSAKTTFPTCDIGSSGHDTIWEVRKNFLYGDEEPNIVGFQDDIDELKIKLLDPKIAHDVISIVGMPGLGKTTLAKKIFNIAKVELAKDSPYDLHFECSAKVYVSHKQNLEELWKDIAEQVGINKEEMDANHVPTTLSAFLSKKRYVIFLDDIWSDETWDKLSIAFPNKPKIGSRIIITSRSRRVGRYAGGKKSLHKLQHLDFESSQKLFNGLLIGETFSPTLKAIGQEILTKCNGLPLAITIVAGMLRQRKTNQHTWIYVLQSLNKDDQLSKVLDLSYQDLPFYLKPCFLYFGLFPKDHEIRASEIINLWVAEKFIPLSEQTPLAEDEGEAYLGELVDRNLIQVVSRRFDGRIRSCSIHSLLHSRCISLASKDNLFKTWSNIASNSYTSSSVRRFTTDGSSLSQFLSLERQALKIRTLFYLKGSDKLSKKHLTRVLREFKFLRVLVIECPELPPIFPKVLCNLRHLRHLKLSGNGLEKLPKGISSLQDLLTLDVRGCPSLKLPNSIWKLKNLRNLLMHEDMHCSVNATLWKVSSESDRVISCCEST